Proteins from a single region of Natrinema salifodinae:
- a CDS encoding TrmB family transcriptional regulator, whose product MPDQRDAVDGPNLQETLEENAGMSASEATVYLTLVRYGKQTMTEIAEHSDIPKQRVYTVVEALCDGGFVEIIDKYPQQAYAIDPAKTIDPLASRLEEAGDKLANLHQTVEEVTSGISLFHSRASIEKHIRDVVQSAEESVFMLAPQQMLSEFFDDLADREDVKTQLIISNLDDDAIGEETIELPHEITDAVDRVRGIKSNESLVVTSDRDEAFFWPDVSKTGMTTKEQGFRITNPELAFELDRFLDVSMWSLAKPAAGREAEIAFPERYARMRNCLADLKEVTRSAPVEAFEVEFEGYEVETHENVTKRGILTGYYYSPFDVRAYLELDIDGEDGITTVGGWKATLEDYGCEALTVYRREARKAAQELDEETAEHLEACRHALPDEPTTGKLTFGFDGFIDNVRQMVDRRNGPNDFDRLEELGELGVRISKSAATNTSFTNEWAQTGTRCGGLTSHLSRAFGRLGYEPTLVGTFGEPPREEFEDEFQEYQLLTVGEPTITDAVEFRDGKLMVMDTGDHPTVDWETICDKVGLETLADAIDGAKLFGIGYWANLPMMPTIWDGIRRDLWPLLSDPPASIFVDPADIRRRRDVRPDRR is encoded by the coding sequence ATGCCTGACCAAAGAGACGCAGTTGACGGACCAAATCTGCAGGAAACGTTGGAGGAAAATGCCGGTATGTCCGCCTCTGAGGCGACAGTCTACCTCACGCTGGTCCGTTACGGAAAGCAAACGATGACCGAGATCGCCGAACACAGCGATATCCCGAAACAACGCGTCTACACGGTCGTCGAAGCGTTGTGCGATGGAGGATTCGTTGAAATTATCGACAAGTATCCCCAACAAGCATACGCGATCGATCCGGCGAAGACGATCGATCCGCTCGCCTCCCGCCTCGAGGAGGCCGGTGATAAGCTGGCGAACCTTCACCAGACGGTTGAGGAGGTTACTAGCGGAATTAGTCTTTTCCACAGTAGAGCGTCCATCGAGAAACACATCCGAGACGTCGTCCAGAGCGCGGAGGAGAGCGTCTTCATGCTCGCCCCTCAGCAGATGCTCTCCGAGTTCTTCGACGACCTCGCCGACCGTGAAGACGTTAAAACACAGCTTATCATCTCGAATCTCGACGACGACGCAATCGGTGAAGAGACGATCGAACTTCCGCACGAGATCACCGATGCCGTGGATCGGGTCAGGGGAATCAAGAGCAACGAGTCGCTGGTCGTTACCAGTGATCGCGATGAGGCGTTCTTCTGGCCCGATGTCTCGAAGACCGGTATGACGACGAAAGAGCAGGGGTTCCGCATCACCAATCCAGAACTCGCGTTCGAACTGGATCGGTTCCTCGATGTGTCGATGTGGTCGCTGGCGAAGCCTGCGGCAGGACGGGAAGCGGAAATCGCCTTTCCCGAACGGTACGCTCGGATGCGGAACTGCCTCGCTGATCTAAAGGAGGTTACGCGCTCTGCCCCTGTCGAGGCGTTCGAAGTGGAGTTTGAGGGGTACGAAGTCGAGACCCACGAGAACGTCACGAAACGCGGAATCCTCACGGGATACTATTACTCGCCCTTCGACGTCAGAGCCTACCTCGAACTCGACATCGACGGAGAGGACGGGATCACCACGGTCGGTGGCTGGAAGGCAACGCTCGAAGATTATGGGTGTGAGGCACTAACTGTCTATAGGCGAGAAGCGCGCAAGGCGGCTCAAGAACTGGACGAGGAAACCGCCGAGCACCTCGAGGCCTGCCGTCACGCGCTCCCCGATGAGCCGACAACCGGGAAGCTGACGTTCGGATTCGACGGGTTCATCGACAACGTCAGGCAGATGGTGGACAGGCGGAACGGACCGAACGACTTCGACCGCCTCGAGGAGCTCGGCGAGCTCGGAGTACGAATCAGCAAGTCTGCCGCCACGAACACCTCGTTTACGAATGAGTGGGCCCAGACCGGAACCCGCTGTGGCGGCCTCACCTCGCACCTTTCACGTGCGTTCGGTCGTCTCGGCTACGAACCGACGCTCGTGGGTACCTTCGGCGAACCGCCCCGCGAAGAGTTCGAAGACGAGTTTCAGGAGTATCAGCTTCTGACCGTCGGCGAGCCGACGATTACCGACGCGGTGGAGTTCCGTGACGGCAAGCTAATGGTAATGGATACGGGTGACCATCCGACCGTCGACTGGGAAACGATCTGTGACAAAGTCGGCTTGGAGACGCTAGCTGACGCCATCGACGGTGCAAAGCTGTTCGGAATCGGTTACTGGGCAAACCTCCCGATGATGCCGACGATCTGGGACGGCATTCGTCGAGACTTGTGGCCACTCCTGTCGGATCCGCCGGCGTCAATCTTCGTTGATCCCGCGGATATACGGCGGCGACGGGACGTACGACCCGACAGACGCTGA
- a CDS encoding carbohydrate ABC transporter permease, with translation MRDATSSDQSLNWHKILGQAGPYLVLGLFVVWTLVPIIWMVLSSLKIRSGMFQMPPQLIFEPTLQYYAELLFGANPLTKYLLNSIVVAVASAVVAVSLGTLGGYGLSRIRMRGKKHFAFWIISTRMAPIAVVILPLYFLYQYAGLLNTRIGLVIAYTTFNLPFAIWLMRSFFDEVPEALEEAARIDGATHWQAFYKVALPLVLPGMGATAIISIVFAWNDFLFALIFTNSETQTVPVAAAQLVTQTGTLWGQVMAIGVVILTPMVLFGLIVKNYLVSGLTMGAMKQ, from the coding sequence ATGCGTGACGCAACGTCGTCAGACCAGTCTCTGAACTGGCACAAAATTCTGGGCCAGGCCGGTCCCTACCTCGTGTTAGGGTTATTCGTCGTCTGGACGCTCGTACCCATCATCTGGATGGTTCTCTCGTCGCTAAAGATTCGCTCCGGAATGTTCCAGATGCCACCGCAGTTGATCTTCGAACCCACACTTCAGTACTACGCGGAGCTGCTGTTCGGCGCGAATCCACTGACGAAGTACCTTCTTAACAGCATCGTCGTCGCAGTTGCGTCCGCTGTCGTGGCTGTCAGCCTCGGGACGCTCGGTGGGTACGGTCTCTCACGGATTCGGATGAGAGGAAAGAAGCACTTCGCTTTCTGGATCATCAGCACCCGAATGGCGCCGATCGCGGTCGTCATCCTTCCACTGTACTTCCTGTACCAGTACGCGGGGTTACTGAACACGCGAATCGGGCTCGTCATCGCCTATACGACGTTTAACCTTCCGTTCGCTATCTGGCTGATGCGTTCGTTCTTTGACGAGGTTCCAGAGGCGCTTGAGGAAGCTGCGCGGATAGACGGCGCTACTCACTGGCAAGCGTTCTACAAGGTCGCGCTCCCGCTCGTCCTCCCGGGGATGGGTGCGACGGCGATCATATCGATCGTCTTCGCTTGGAACGACTTCCTGTTCGCGCTGATCTTCACCAACAGCGAGACGCAGACTGTTCCGGTCGCTGCCGCACAGCTCGTCACGCAGACCGGCACATTGTGGGGTCAAGTCATGGCGATCGGTGTCGTCATCCTCACGCCGATGGTTCTCTTCGGGCTGATCGTGAAAAATTACCTGGTTAGTGGCTTAACGATGGGGGCAATGAAGCAGTGA
- a CDS encoding carbohydrate ABC transporter permease, with protein sequence MATQQSDVFVGDEPETKGPIVDRLPVSFEGLLLAPSVLVLGILSIVPLIALLWLSAMEVNFLPGHEPTFVGLENYQAMFNSTVANSWKVTVFYIVGALSLQITLGTAIALLLDRVSRGENVLTGIIIMPMMIAPVVVGLLWQFLLDPSFGLYTWLLNQIGLFTESPILGSQPSALIAVIVMDTWQWTPLVVLIVLAGLKAVPRQLYEAARVDGATFWTEFRYVTLPMLKPALAIALLLRSMDLIRYFTKIFITTGGGPASSTKIIGFLVYEESLRFYNLGYGAAMGIGMLIVTVLLGIFFTESVMGGAGDDA encoded by the coding sequence ATGGCAACTCAACAGTCAGATGTGTTCGTCGGCGATGAGCCCGAAACCAAAGGGCCGATCGTCGATAGACTGCCGGTATCGTTCGAGGGCCTCTTGCTAGCGCCGAGCGTTCTCGTCCTCGGAATACTCAGCATCGTCCCCTTGATCGCACTACTATGGCTGTCCGCTATGGAGGTCAACTTCTTGCCCGGTCACGAACCCACGTTCGTTGGCCTCGAAAATTACCAGGCGATGTTCAACAGCACTGTCGCCAATTCATGGAAGGTGACGGTGTTCTACATCGTCGGTGCTCTCTCCTTGCAAATCACACTGGGAACGGCTATCGCGTTGCTGTTGGATCGCGTTTCGCGAGGTGAGAACGTACTGACGGGTATTATCATCATGCCGATGATGATTGCACCCGTGGTTGTCGGGCTACTCTGGCAGTTCCTTCTCGATCCGTCGTTCGGCCTCTATACGTGGCTCCTCAATCAGATCGGTCTGTTCACGGAGAGTCCGATATTAGGGTCACAACCGAGTGCTCTCATCGCGGTTATCGTCATGGACACATGGCAGTGGACACCGCTCGTGGTGCTCATCGTTCTTGCCGGACTCAAGGCTGTCCCCCGACAACTCTACGAAGCGGCTCGCGTGGACGGCGCGACGTTTTGGACGGAGTTCCGGTACGTGACGCTGCCGATGCTCAAACCCGCACTGGCGATCGCCCTGTTATTACGCTCGATGGATCTTATCCGGTACTTCACGAAGATCTTCATTACGACGGGCGGTGGCCCGGCGAGCTCGACGAAGATCATCGGCTTTCTCGTTTACGAGGAGTCGCTTCGATTCTACAATCTCGGCTACGGCGCAGCGATGGGCATCGGTATGCTCATCGTGACAGTTCTGCTCGGGATATTCTTCACCGAGTCCGTCATGGGAGGTGCTGGCGACGATGCGTGA